From the Rhodothermus sp. genome, the window CATCGCGTCGTGCCTGAATGGCAATGGGCAGGATCCCCCGTACAGGACGCACCTTGCCATCCAGTGCCAGCTCCCCAACGATTACAAATGGAGCCAACGCCTCCGAACTTGGACGTCCCTCGCTGGCCGCCAGTAACCCCAGTGCCATGGGCAGGTCGAAGGCGGCCCCCTCTTTGCGCAGATCAGCCGGCGCCAGGTTTACCGTAATGGCCCCCCGCGGCAGCGGCAGACCGCTGTTGCGTAACGCCGCCCAGATACGATCTCGGCTTTCTCGCACTGCCCCATCGGGCAATCCAACCACCGTGTACCGCGGTAATCCTGACTCGATATGCGTTTCGATTTCCACGGGAATGGCCTCAATCCCCAGCGTTGTGCTGCTCCAGACCCGGCTTAACATGGCAGCGAATACGTGGCGCTTGTTCTTTTTCTGTAAGACACCACGAGCTGTTGTCTGCAACGCTCATTTTTCTGAATAAACTTTTGCCGAAAAGTTTGCCGAAATTGTAGCGATCTGTTGGCTTACCTGTACTTTTCGGAGGAGCGCAAATGAAGCGGATTACCGGCAATGATTTACGGTATCACAGGCAATACGCAGAAGGAGCAACTCTGGAGACCTGTTGCCCAATTGCTTCGGTGGCTGGAAGCGCAGGGCCTCGAAGCCCGTCTGCATCCAGCAGTAGCCAGGGGTCTGGTCGCGCGTGGCCTGCTCCCTGAAACCGAAGTAGCCTCCTTGAAGGCCCAGGACCTGGCCGCTGAAGTAGATATCCTGCTCTCATTTGGTGGGGACGGCACCTTGCTCCAGAGTGCCCACCTGGCAGGTCGCCGAGGCACGCCTGTACTGGGCATCAATATCGGCCGCATGGGCTTTCTGGCGGACGTGGAAGTAGAGCAGGTACGGGAAGCCATCCGGATGATCGAGGCCGGGAACTATCATCTGGAAGCCCGTATGGTCCTCGAGGCCGAGCTGGAGGATGGACCGCTTCCGGAGCTTCCCTGGGCCCTGAACGAATTCGTGATCGACCGCAGTGGTCTGGCCGGGTTGATCACGATCGATGTCACCGTTGACGGGGTCATCCTGAACCGTTACTGGGCTGACGGCCTTATCTTCTCGACGCCGACCGGCTCCACCGCTTATTCGTTGTCGGCCGGCGGGCCCATTGTATCCCCGGCCTGCGAGGTGGTCATCCTGACTCCGATTGCCCCCCATACCCTGACGCTACGTCCCATCGTGCTTCCTGCTTCGGTAGAGATCGAGGCGCGCGTTTATACCGGAGGTCAGCCCTACGTGCTGGCCGCCGACGGCCACAGTCAGCTTATCCACCGTGAAGGCCAGCGTATCACCATCCGAAAAGCGGCACATACCGTAAATCTCGTCAAACTACCCGGCCAGCATTACTTCCAGACACTACGCACCAAGCTGATGTGGGGCGCTCGTTAGCCGGCGGTCGGACGCTCAGTCGCCATGCGCACGGCAAACCGGCGCAGGTAATCCTCCGGCGTGATTAGCTCGGTTTTAAGCACCACCTGTCGGGGCTCCAATTTGTCTTCACTTTCAATGGCTTCAATAAGTAGTTCGACCGCCCGCCGCCCGATTTCTCGCGCCGGCTGGCGGATGCAGATATGGGGATAGACGTAAAATTCGTTCAATCCGCCTTCGCTGAAAGAAATCAACTGAATGCGGTCCAG encodes:
- a CDS encoding NAD(+)/NADH kinase, producing MIYGITGNTQKEQLWRPVAQLLRWLEAQGLEARLHPAVARGLVARGLLPETEVASLKAQDLAAEVDILLSFGGDGTLLQSAHLAGRRGTPVLGINIGRMGFLADVEVEQVREAIRMIEAGNYHLEARMVLEAELEDGPLPELPWALNEFVIDRSGLAGLITIDVTVDGVILNRYWADGLIFSTPTGSTAYSLSAGGPIVSPACEVVILTPIAPHTLTLRPIVLPASVEIEARVYTGGQPYVLAADGHSQLIHREGQRITIRKAAHTVNLVKLPGQHYFQTLRTKLMWGAR